Proteins from one Aquila chrysaetos chrysaetos chromosome 5, bAquChr1.4, whole genome shotgun sequence genomic window:
- the ARHGDIA gene encoding rho GDP-dissociation inhibitor 1: MAEQEPTAEQLAQIAAENEEDEHSVNYKPPAQKSIQEIQELDKDDESLRKYKEALLGAVTVTADPNAPNVVVTKLTLVCATAPGPLELDLTGDLESFKKQAFVLKEGVEYRIKISFRVNREIVSGLKYIQHTFRKGVKIDKTEYMVGSYGPRAEEYEFLTPMEEAPKGMLARGSYNIKSKFTDDDKTDHLSWEWNLTIKKDWKD; the protein is encoded by the exons ATGGCAGAGCAGGAGCCGACGGCAGAGCAGCTGGCCCAGATTGCAGCTGAAAATGAGGAGGACGAACACTCTGTCAACTATAAGCCACCTGCCCAGAAGAGCATCCAGGAGATCCAGGAGCTAGACAAGGATGATGAGAGCCTGCGCAAGTACAAGGAGGCACTGCTTGGTGCTGTCACCGTGACTGCAG aTCCCAATGCTCCAAATGTGGTGGTGACCAAGCTGACTTTGGTCTGTGCTACTGCTCCTGGCCCTCTGGAGCTGGACCTGACAG GTGACCTGGAGAGCTTCAAGAAGCAAGCGTTTGTGCTGAAGGAGGGTGTGGAATACCGGATAAAAATCTCCTTTAGG GTTAACAGGGAGATTGTGTCAGGGTTGAAGTACATTCAGCACACATTCCGGAAAGGCGTGAAAA tTGACAAGACCGAATACATGGTTGGGAGCTACGGCCCCCGAGCAGAGGAGTACGAGTTTCTGACCCCCATGGAAGAAGCCCCTAAGGGCATGCTGGCCCGGGGCAGCTACAACATCAAATCCAAGTTCACAGATGATGATAAGACTGACCACCTGTCCTGGGAGTGGAACCTGACCATCAAGAAGGATTGGAAGGACTAG